The Triticum dicoccoides isolate Atlit2015 ecotype Zavitan chromosome 6A, WEW_v2.0, whole genome shotgun sequence genome has a window encoding:
- the LOC119317464 gene encoding BOI-related E3 ubiquitin-protein ligase 1-like produces the protein MAVQAQYPSNLLFHDRGDPERADMDLPKQQHQQQHQQHPQQLAGLSPAVYFASGGASGNRRKRAREAMAPPPPAKEEYIGLFAQHSAPFFNMAQLHSSRVAASPSPAPASVTRVSTGLRLALDEQQQRQINSLCYPSSSSPLVPFSDEFAGQMKQHGDELDKFVRDQGEQLRRAIADRMRHHNRALLVAADKSASLRLREKALEAEREARRGAELEERLARLRNEAAAWQAKALSEQATAVGLHAQLQQAASAARASCEELGGGDAGPAESCSSAYVDPRRAGPDRACHGCHLGAATVVLLPCRHLSLCRDCFAAGDMDVAMACPVCHCVRTGSVEAILC, from the exons ATGGCTGTGCAGGCCCAGTACCCCTCCAATCTCCTCTTCCACGATAG AGGTGACCCGGAGAGGGCGGACATGGACCTGCCCAAGCAGCAGCATCAGCAGCAACACCAGCAGCATCCGCAGCAGCTCGCCGGACTCTCGCCGGCGGTCTATTTTGCCAGTGGCGGAG CCAGTGGGAATCGGAGGAAGCGCGCCAGggaggccatggcgccgccgccgccggccaaggAGGAGTACATCGGCCTGTTCGCGCAGCACTCGGCGCCCTTTTTTAACATGGCGCAGCTCCACAGCAGCAGGGTCGCGGCGTCCCCGTCCCCTGCCCCTGCCTCTGTGACGCGCGTGTCCACGGGCCTCCGCCTGGCATTGGATGAGCAGCAGCAGAGACAGATTAATTCCTTGTGTTACCCGTCCTCGTCGTCGCCACTCGTTCCCTTCTCCGATGAGTTCGCCGGACAGATGAAGCAGCACGGCGACGAGCTCGACAAATTCGTCCGGGACCAG GGCGAGCAGCTCCGGCGGGCCATCGCCGATCGGATGCGCCACCACAACCGGGCACTTCTGGTGGCGGCGGACAAGTCGGCCTCGCTCCGGCTACGGGAGAAGGCGCTGGAGGCGGAGCGCGAGGCGCGGCGCGGCGCCGAACTGGAGGAGCGGCTCGCGCGGCTACgcaacgaggcggcggcgtggcagGCCAAGGCGCTCTCGGAGCAGGCCACCGCGGTGGGCCTTCACGCGCAGCTCCAGCAGGCCGCCTCCGCGGCGCGGGCATCCTGCgaggagctgggcggcggcgaCGCCGGCCCGGCCGAATCGTGCTCGTCGGCGTACGTAGACCCTCGCCGCGCCGGGCCTGACCGCGCGTGCCACGGCTGCCACCTCGGGGCGGCCACGGTGGTGCTCCTGCCGTGCAGACATCTGAGCCTGTGCCGTGACTGCTTCGCCGCCGGCGACATGGACGTGGCCATGGCGTGCCCTGTATGCCATTGCGTGAGGACCGGCAGCGTGGAGGCCATCCTGTGTTGa